CTCCTCGACCTCCTCGAAGCCCTCGCCGGCGTAGATGTTGACCTGCGGGACGATGAAGGTGCCGCGCACGCGGTCCAGGGACAGGTCGATGAACTCCGAGGCGCCCTCGGGTGCTTCGGTGATATCCCCGGAATGCCGGCCGCCGACGGCGGTCAGGGAGGTGTAGGAGAGCCAGGAGTCGGTGCTGTAGTCGGCGTGCAGGAGCAGCGCCGACAGGTCGTAGTCGGTGCGCTCCTCACTCTCCTTCCAGTACACGAAGAAGCGCAGGCGTTCGCCGTCGACCGCGCAGACCGAACCGCGCGGCAGGACGCCGAGTCCGGGCGCGGTGGCCCGGCCGCTGAGCGGAAGCGCGACGTCGAGGACGTCGGGGTCGAGCAGCAGCCGGTCCGGCGTGGGGAGGCGGCGGCGTATCTCGGTGTCGAGGGCGGTGATCAGGCGGTCGCGGTCGGCGGCCGGCAGCGGCGCGCGGGCGTCGGGGCTGACCCAGGCGCGGCCCCGAAGGTTGACGAAGATGCGGGGCTCGCCGCTCTCGCGTGCCCGGTTGTGCAGGTGCTCGCGCACCGAGAGCAGGACCCGGCCGGAGACGTCGGGAGCACTGCGCACGGCGGCGGCGACCACCGCGTCGCGCTCCTCCTGGCCGGCGGCGCTGCGCAGCAGGAGGTCCAGGGCGCGGAACAGCTTGCCGGGGGCGGAGGTCAGCAGCTTCGCCGCGCCGCGGATGTCCGCCTCGTCGAGCAGCTTCTCCAGCCGGCTGTCGAAGGAGGGGGCCCGCTGTTCGCCGCGCGCGACCGCGAAGACGTCGGCGGCGTGCGGCCAGCGCGGGTACTCGTGCGGGTGCAGGCGCTCGCCGAGCCGCTTGAACGGCTCGCGGTGGGTGTGCACGTCGGCGAGCTTGGCGGGGTTCGCCGCGACGACGGCGTCGAGCCCCGCGAGCAGCGCGCGGCGCACCGGCCGGCCCAGCGCCGTGAACCGGGTCGGCTCCTTGAGTGTCACGTCGCCGCCCGACAGTGCGCAGGCCAGCCGCAGCACGTCGGTGACGGTGTCGAGGAGGAGGCCGGCGCCGGCGCCGAGCCGGGCCTCGTTGACGACCGCCCGGTTCTCCCGGACCGGGATCGCCTGCGGCTGGGGGCCCGTCGCGCACCGCCCGGCGAGCGTCCTGAGGTCGCGCAGGTCGTCCTCGCCCAGCGGGGTCGTGCTGCCGGCCAGGGCCAGGTACAGGTCGGTGAGTTCGTCGTCCAGGTCGCGGCCCAGGTGCAGGACGGTGATCCGGTCGCCCGCGGAGGCGACCAGTTCGTCCTGTGCCGCGCGCATGTCCTCGTAGGTGTGCTGGTAGCGGCCGTAGGCGGGGAGGCTGAGCAGGTCCAGCACCCCGCGGCCCAGCCGGGTGAGCACGTTCTCGCGGGCCTGTTCGTCGCCGAGCGCCTGCGCCAGGCAGCGCATCCAGAACTCTTCGGTGTCCGGCACGTTCGCCGGGAAGTCGATGAAGTACACGTTGTGCCGGACGTGGTCGCCCACCATCTCGCGCACGGTGGCCAGCGTCTGCCGGGCGGTGTCCACGACCGCGGCCTCGGACAGCCCCGACAGCCGCTCCAGCAGTTCCGCCGAAAGCTTGAAGCCCACGGACGTCAGCGCCGCGTCGAACTGCCGCGCGGCGACGGCCCCTTCCCCGGTCGGGCTCTGGGGAGAGGGGAGGCGGTGGGTGTGCCGGATGACCAGCGATGCGAGACGGTGCGCCATCCGGGGATGATCGCAGAGGTGTGCGGAGCGGCGCACAGGGGTTTCTCACCCGCGCCGACGCGGTGCCCGGGCACGGCCGGGGCCGGTGCCCGGGGTCCGTGCCGGGGCAAGGGGCTACTTCTGCCGGTAGTTCTGCATGGTCTCCCTCCGAAGGCCCGTGATCCACTCTCCGGTGACCGGGGGGCGCCGACCACTCCCCCTCTTTTTCGGCATGCCCCTCCCCCGCTCGTGTGCAGGACCACCCCCCGCTCAGGCCACCGGCGTCTCGGCCGGTGATCGAAGGAACAGGAGTCCGATTCCGTGACGTCCCATCGTCGGCCCAAACAACCGAGCCGCACGCGCGTGAGCGTGCTGACCACCGCGGCCGCCGCCGCCGTCGCGCTGAGCGCGAACGCCGCCCACGCGGCCCCGGGCGAGAAGCTCGGCAAGAACGACAAGAACGAGGTGAAGGCGAAGGTCGACCATCTCTACGAACAGGCCGAGCAGGCCACCGAGAAGTACAACGGGGCCCACGAGAAGCAGCAGAAGCTGCAGAAGCAGATCTCCACGATCCAGGACGGCGTCGCCCGCGGCCGGCAGGAGCTGAACAAGCTGCGCGAGGGCCTGGGTTCACTGGCCTCCGCCCAGTACCGCTCCGGGGGCATCGACCCCTCGGTGCAGCTCCTGCTCTCCTCCGCCCCGGACGACTTCCTCGACAAGGCCTCCACGCTCGACCAGTTGAGCGGCCGGCAGGTCCAGGCACTGAAGAAGATCCAGGACAAGCAGCGCGAACTCGCCCAGCAGCGCACCGAAGCCGCCGAGAAGCTCAAGGACCTGGCCTCCACCCGCGCCGAGCTGGGCGACAGGAAGAAGGAGGTGCAGGGCAAGCTCGCCGAGGCGCAGAAGCTGCTGAACACCCTGACCGCCCGGGAGAAGGCGGCCCTCGACGCCGAGCAGCGGCGCGCCGGCCGCTCCTCCGCCGAGCGGGCGGACATCGGTCACCACGCCCCCGCGACCG
Above is a genomic segment from Streptomyces collinus Tu 365 containing:
- a CDS encoding TerD family protein — protein: MAHRLASLVIRHTHRLPSPQSPTGEGAVAARQFDAALTSVGFKLSAELLERLSGLSEAAVVDTARQTLATVREMVGDHVRHNVYFIDFPANVPDTEEFWMRCLAQALGDEQARENVLTRLGRGVLDLLSLPAYGRYQHTYEDMRAAQDELVASAGDRITVLHLGRDLDDELTDLYLALAGSTTPLGEDDLRDLRTLAGRCATGPQPQAIPVRENRAVVNEARLGAGAGLLLDTVTDVLRLACALSGGDVTLKEPTRFTALGRPVRRALLAGLDAVVAANPAKLADVHTHREPFKRLGERLHPHEYPRWPHAADVFAVARGEQRAPSFDSRLEKLLDEADIRGAAKLLTSAPGKLFRALDLLLRSAAGQEERDAVVAAAVRSAPDVSGRVLLSVREHLHNRARESGEPRIFVNLRGRAWVSPDARAPLPAADRDRLITALDTEIRRRLPTPDRLLLDPDVLDVALPLSGRATAPGLGVLPRGSVCAVDGERLRFFVYWKESEERTDYDLSALLLHADYSTDSWLSYTSLTAVGGRHSGDITEAPEGASEFIDLSLDRVRGTFIVPQVNIYAGEGFEEVEESFFGYMLRDGAQKGRPFEPRTVRMKSELRGTGRVALPLVFQRTEKGRWRAKWLHLYLRGISSANRVEENQVSVSKVVRALVEREQLTVGYLAGLMAGDTTSVDLWDGETVPEGPVTYIGLERPEGLHPDSRVITCGNLRDVIPA
- a CDS encoding NlpC/P60 family protein; translation: MTSHRRPKQPSRTRVSVLTTAAAAAVALSANAAHAAPGEKLGKNDKNEVKAKVDHLYEQAEQATEKYNGAHEKQQKLQKQISTIQDGVARGRQELNKLREGLGSLASAQYRSGGIDPSVQLLLSSAPDDFLDKASTLDQLSGRQVQALKKIQDKQRELAQQRTEAAEKLKDLASTRAELGDRKKEVQGKLAEAQKLLNTLTAREKAALDAEQRRAGRSSAERADIGHHAPATGRAAAAFAAARSQLGKPYVRGATGPSSYDCSGLTSWAYAQADVFIPRTSEAQSGIGTRLTRSRLQVGDLVFFFNDLHHVGLYAGNGQILHAPRTGTVVRYESMDTIGGPFMFGVRV